The stretch of DNA tatttttttaatgaaaattatgTTTCCTTTTGTATTTTACCATGCACTTTATTTTTggaaacaaatataaatataaagtgGATATTCTCCATCCACTGAGATATGGATTCTATTCGTGGCAGCAGTCGTGACATCATTATATGATCGGGCTCGAACGGCCCAATCTCACTCACGTGGAAATCACGTGCCAGCATCAGGATGTCGCTATAACCGTTGGATCCTTCATTCGGCGTTCGTGCACAACTCCTAAAGGAAAACCCCCCTCAAACACGTGGCACAAGTCACTCTTCCCTACGGCGACAAGTGGGAGGCTGTTTCCTGTATGGGGTGTGCATCTTGGGGAATGCGTTAAGGCTTCGAGCGGAGTGCGTTCGGCTTCGCTCTCCCGCAGAGTTCTTCCAAATCCACCTCCTTGTCGCTCGCAGAGATATTCCATAGTGAGGGTTTTAATCGGATCCTATGTGCGTCCATTTACTCGGTGGGGTTTTCCTACGGAAGCTATGTGGTGATGCTCATCTCCTCTGTTCTCCTGCCCCGTAAAGCATTCCCAGGTTTCCCAGCATCACTTCTTTCAGATTCGTCTTTGCGGTGGAGCTCATTGCGTTCTCGTTCTCCGGGCTCGCAAGAATCAGCTCTTTGCTGCATTGGAGCGTTCATCGCGTCTCAGCAGGCCCGCTTCCTTGAAAGCGGCCACCTTTTCTCGCATCTGGAATCGCAGATCTCCGCGTTCGAGGGTTCGGAGGCCTCGTCCCTGCGGCCTGTTTCTAGGACTCTTTGGTTCGatctcttccctttctttctttcgCTGTTGCTTCTTTTTCGTCTTCGATTCGGTGCCGTTTGGATCTTGAGAAGTCTTTATCATTTGCCGAGAAACGTAGTCATCGGATGTTTCTTCTGTTAATTTTCGCCTCTGTGTTTTCTTGACGTCGACCAGATTTTGAGGCGATTGTCCACAAAAGGAAGgattttttcctttattttgaGGAGTTACGGATCTGCGATCGCGGGGCTTCTATCTGTGTTCTCGATTCTAACTTGGTTTCCGGGTATTGCACTGGATTCTCTGAGAAAGGTGGTACGTTTGTGGTTGTGGAGCTTTCGAGATCCATAGTTATGGACAAGGACAAGTCGCCAGCGTCTGGTGGAGGAGGCGGAGGTAGCGGTGGTGGTTTTCCGTCCCATTCATCCCGATACGCTCCCTTCGGCTCATCTTCGGGCAGTTTCGGCTTTATTGGCGATCATCCCtcggcctcttcttcctctcagcCACCTCCAGATTCTGGCCAATTTGGTCACGCGACGCGATCGGACGCTGAGCGGTTCAGCTATGACGTCAGTCGGATGCCGGATTTCCCTCCAAGAAATCCCGGTCACCGCCGAGCACACTCGGAAATACTTAGCCTCCCAGATGATATCAGCTTCGACGGTGACCTCGGTGTCGTGGGATCCTATGATGGGCCTTCGCTGTCTGATGAGACCGAGGAGGACCTCGTCTCCATGTACATGGATGTGGAGAAGTTCAGTTCCGGTGCTACCTCTTCTGGTCTGTCCATTGGTGAGTCTTCACTGCCCGTGCTCTCTCCTGTTCAGGCTCCCTCTGAGGGTGAGAATGTGGCCTTGGGCTCTACTGAGAGACCAAGGATAAGGCACCAGCATAGCCAATCTCTGGATGGTTCTACTGCAATCAAGCCAGAGCTCCTGATGTCTGGTGGTGAAGGGCCGTCATCCGTGGAGGCGAAGAAGGCTATGTCCGCTGCAAAACTTGCTGAACTGGCTCTTGTGGATCCAAAGCGTGCAAAGAGGTTTCTTTTTCATATAAATCCTTTattttcctttaatttatttatgaGGCTATTTCCCATTTTAATTGTTGGTTTGTAAGTTTTAGTTGAAATTGAAGCCAAGGACATGATATATTAGTCTTTTATCTCTTGGCATGTCATGTTTACCAACTTGTTTCCAGACACTTTGCCTGGATCTTGCTATTGGGATATTGCTGGCCCTTCCTAGTTTAAGGGAACATTGGCacataagagaaaaagaaaacgtTTCAATCCAAATTAAttgattttttcctttttctctagTACATCTGAGTGAATCCAGAGCCATCCAAGTTATTCTCTTGCTGAGATGTTGCAGTATTTTCATGTTCTGCATTTTCTGCCCTCATATGTATTTAGCAATgtgatgcatacatatattgcagAGGATGGCAACTTTTGAAACTTGAACTTGCACAGCATAGCTCCACTTCCATAGCTGTGATTACTTATTCTGAACTGTGTTATTTGATGACCCTCAGACCATGCATATGACTTGCAAAATGTTTCTGTCAGATTAATAGTTTTAGCCGTTTAATATTCTTTGGCCATTTTAGTATGAAAATCTTGTTGT from Musa acuminata AAA Group cultivar baxijiao chromosome BXJ2-11, Cavendish_Baxijiao_AAA, whole genome shotgun sequence encodes:
- the LOC135626425 gene encoding transcription factor RF2a-like; translation: MDKDKSPASGGGGGGSGGGFPSHSSRYAPFGSSSGSFGFIGDHPSASSSSQPPPDSGQFGHATRSDAERFSYDVSRMPDFPPRNPGHRRAHSEILSLPDDISFDGDLGVVGSYDGPSLSDETEEDLVSMYMDVEKFSSGATSSGLSIGESSLPVLSPVQAPSEGENVALGSTERPRIRHQHSQSLDGSTAIKPELLMSGGEGPSSVEAKKAMSAAKLAELALVDPKRAKRILANRQSAARSKERKMRYIAELERKVQTLQTEATTLSAQLTMLQRDTNGLTVENNELKLRLQTMEQQVHLQDALNEALREEVQRLKLATGQMLPNGGQMVNLVPSSFGANQQFYHHNQGMQSLLAAHQLQQLQIHSQHPQQLLQQPQQQQPLHSQTPQHQQQPQPHQTQQQPQQQQPLHPLTLQQQRQPPAADLRLKGPLTSQNQLGEMASDEQNARE